The following proteins come from a genomic window of Helicobacter canadensis MIT 98-5491:
- a CDS encoding NAD-dependent epimerase/dehydratase family protein, translated as MKNILISGVNGFLGSYLARELSKEYQVVGLKRSTSDICRLENIENLILCDIDKVGLEKIFKKYKPCLVFHAAVCYGRGNEKLSNIVQTNMLLSIEMIELSIAFNVGTFFNTDTMQQAYLSYYTTTKKHLRDYLVSLSQDIQIINCKLEHMYGYNDGKDKFVGYLVNSLQNKIPKISLTKGEQKRDFIYIKDVIQAYKILLKNVEHLPRFFEIDIGTGEQVSIKEFCLYLLCQFEKYQYDGNNTELDFGAIPYREGEPMSIDEDIKPLLALGFIPKYDYKKGIDDMLSKIYNNGILGGGGALSLINNQQEFHVLQKVA; from the coding sequence ATGAAAAATATTTTAATTAGTGGGGTTAATGGATTTCTTGGTTCTTATTTAGCAAGAGAGTTATCTAAGGAATATCAAGTAGTAGGTTTGAAAAGAAGCACTTCTGATATATGCCGTCTTGAAAATATTGAAAATCTAATTCTTTGTGATATAGATAAGGTAGGATTGGAAAAAATTTTTAAAAAATATAAACCATGTTTAGTGTTTCATGCTGCTGTTTGTTATGGTCGTGGAAATGAAAAATTGAGTAATATAGTGCAAACGAACATGCTTTTAAGTATAGAAATGATAGAGTTAAGCATAGCTTTTAATGTTGGCACATTTTTTAATACTGACACTATGCAACAAGCATATCTTAGTTACTACACTACCACTAAAAAGCATCTTAGAGATTATTTAGTGTCGTTATCTCAAGATATACAAATTATAAACTGCAAATTAGAACATATGTATGGTTACAATGATGGTAAAGACAAATTTGTTGGCTATCTTGTAAATTCGCTTCAAAATAAAATTCCAAAAATCTCTCTAACGAAAGGTGAGCAAAAAAGAGATTTTATTTATATAAAAGATGTGATTCAGGCCTATAAAATATTGTTAAAAAATGTAGAACATTTACCTAGATTTTTTGAAATTGATATAGGAACGGGCGAACAAGTAAGTATTAAAGAATTTTGTTTATATCTGTTATGTCAATTTGAAAAATATCAATATGATGGAAATAATACAGAATTGGATTTTGGTGCAATTCCATATAGAGAGGGTGAGCCTATGAGCATTGATGAAGATATTAAGCCTTTGTTGGCTTTAGGATTCATTCCAAAATATGATTATAAAAAAGGAATAGATGATATGTTGTCTAAAATATATAATAATGGTATTCTGGGGGGGGGGGGGGCTTTAAGCCTTATTAACAATCAACAAGAATTCCATGTTTTGCAAAAGGTTGCTTAA
- a CDS encoding dTDP-4-dehydrorhamnose 3,5-epimerase family protein, whose protein sequence is MEKIETDFDGLYILKRSMFKDNRGEFIKHFSEECFRQNSLDTDFKESYYSVSKKGVLRGMHFQLPPYEHTKLVYVSSGKILDVVVDIRLHSSTFGLFFKIVLSSKKSSFLYIPKGFAHGFLCLEDNTRVHYLQTSVYSKNHDSGILYDSFGFNWLEESSKYEVKNLIISQRDLSFESLKDFKLKKVF, encoded by the coding sequence ATGGAAAAAATAGAAACAGATTTTGATGGGCTTTATATTTTGAAAAGAAGTATGTTTAAGGATAATCGCGGAGAATTTATTAAACATTTTAGTGAGGAGTGTTTTAGGCAAAATTCTTTAGATACTGATTTTAAAGAATCTTATTATTCTGTTTCAAAAAAAGGTGTTCTTAGGGGGATGCATTTTCAACTTCCTCCTTATGAGCACACCAAGCTCGTGTATGTAAGTAGCGGAAAAATATTGGATGTGGTTGTTGATATACGTTTGCATTCTTCAACCTTTGGGCTTTTTTTTAAAATAGTTTTAAGCTCCAAAAAAAGCAGTTTTTTATATATACCAAAGGGGTTTGCCCATGGTTTTTTGTGTTTGGAAGATAATACGAGAGTTCATTATCTTCAAACTAGTGTTTATTCTAAAAATCATGATAGTGGAATTTTATATGATAGTTTTGGGTTTAACTGGCTGGAGGAGAGCAGTAAATATGAAGTTAAAAATTTAATTATTTCTCAAAGAGATTTATCATTTGAAAGCTTGAAAGATTTTAAATTGAAAAAGGTTTTTTAA
- a CDS encoding NAD-dependent epimerase/dehydratase family protein, whose product MKILLTGATGFIGTNFILQLYKKYEIIALVRKSSNTSKIEQFCKVFYYERDMQKLSNFLRKENIDGVVHLAALYIKNHDTYQVSSLIEGNITFGVELLETLYMIDFKGWFINVGTFWQFYKNLPDNPLNLYAATKTAFLRVADYYIQVAKFRFTTILLNDTYGPNDLRPKIFNIWLEALTSGKQIKMSGGEQIIDILYVDDVIDAFDICINLLTKKEGMLLRNRKVALHSKERKTLKDIAKIFKDCFGQEIDIKWGALPYSLRENFIPYEGGDELPCWEQKITFQQGFNMIKDCYNDKND is encoded by the coding sequence ATGAAGATTTTACTTACAGGTGCTACAGGCTTCATCGGAACAAATTTTATTCTACAGCTTTATAAAAAATATGAAATTATTGCGTTAGTCAGAAAAAGTAGCAATACAAGTAAAATCGAACAGTTTTGCAAGGTTTTTTATTATGAACGAGATATGCAAAAACTTTCCAATTTTTTAAGAAAAGAAAATATAGATGGAGTTGTTCATTTGGCTGCCTTATATATTAAAAATCATGATACTTATCAAGTATCCTCTTTGATTGAGGGCAATATTACTTTTGGTGTAGAGTTGTTGGAAACTTTATACATGATTGATTTTAAAGGTTGGTTTATTAATGTTGGAACTTTTTGGCAGTTTTATAAGAATTTACCTGATAATCCATTGAATTTATACGCGGCTACAAAGACCGCTTTTTTAAGGGTCGCCGATTATTATATTCAGGTTGCAAAATTCCGATTTACTACAATTTTGCTAAATGATACTTATGGTCCTAATGATTTGCGCCCAAAGATTTTTAATATATGGCTTGAAGCCTTGACTAGTGGCAAGCAAATAAAAATGAGTGGTGGTGAACAGATTATTGATATATTGTATGTTGATGATGTTATTGATGCATTTGATATTTGCATTAATTTGTTAACAAAAAAAGAAGGTATGTTATTGCGTAATAGAAAAGTTGCTTTACACTCAAAGGAGCGAAAAACCTTAAAAGATATTGCAAAAATTTTTAAAGATTGTTTTGGTCAGGAAATAGATATTAAGTGGGGAGCTCTACCGTATTCTTTGAGAGAAAATTTTATACCTTATGAAGGCGGAGATGAATTGCCATGCTGGGAGCAAAAAATTACTTTTCAGCAAGGATTTAATATGATAAAAGATTGTTATAATGATAAAAATGATTAA
- a CDS encoding protoporphyrinogen/coproporphyrinogen oxidase, producing MEDENIVILGAGIAGISAAYHLKQKNKKVKVFEKDNDYGGLCGGFFINTAKGKFWFDNAVHLSFAKDQSVKKIFFATRHYTHIPDSLNYCSGIYVKHPVQSNLYPLPLDIKIAVIKGMLQNAHGDIKVENFEQWLKSQYGDFFSEEFAMKYTRKYWTVEAKDLNTNPMFIGPRFYKPNMDEILMGAMSEDTPVTYYAKEMYYPVKGGYRSFLQNMVKEIDIVYQKEATIIDSEKKIIYFSDETKVKYEKLISTIPLPALVKMLKNTSQDILESSRHLYATSVALVSLGFDKKIPKHLWYYVYDEDVFFARFYSPSMKSAYNAPKDCSSIQVEIYFSDFKTLEKMSNNCSDLADFFIKHVKEKLFQMNFCKEADIVCEDFRIIPYANVIFNHGMEKYREELLDYVKGCGILTCGRFGEWDYLWSDQSFLSGMEAAQQIENG from the coding sequence ATGGAAGATGAAAATATAGTCATATTAGGAGCTGGTATAGCAGGCATTTCGGCCGCTTATCATTTAAAGCAAAAAAATAAAAAAGTTAAAGTATTTGAAAAAGATAATGATTATGGAGGTTTATGCGGAGGTTTTTTTATAAACACCGCCAAAGGTAAATTCTGGTTTGATAATGCTGTGCATTTGTCATTTGCAAAAGATCAAAGCGTAAAAAAAATTTTTTTCGCTACTAGGCATTATACACATATTCCTGATTCTTTAAATTATTGCAGTGGAATTTATGTAAAGCATCCTGTGCAAAGCAATCTTTATCCTTTGCCTCTAGATATTAAAATAGCGGTCATTAAGGGTATGTTGCAAAATGCTCATGGAGATATTAAAGTTGAGAATTTTGAACAATGGCTTAAGTCTCAGTATGGTGACTTTTTTTCAGAAGAATTTGCTATGAAATATACCAGAAAATATTGGACTGTAGAAGCAAAAGACTTAAATACAAATCCTATGTTCATAGGACCAAGATTTTATAAGCCAAATATGGATGAGATTTTAATGGGTGCTATGAGTGAAGATACTCCGGTGACTTACTATGCTAAGGAAATGTATTATCCTGTAAAAGGTGGCTATAGATCTTTTTTGCAAAACATGGTTAAGGAGATAGATATTGTATATCAAAAAGAAGCTACAATTATAGATAGCGAAAAGAAAATAATTTATTTTTCAGATGAAACTAAAGTAAAATATGAAAAGTTAATTTCTACTATACCTTTACCTGCACTTGTTAAAATGCTAAAAAACACTTCTCAAGATATATTAGAATCATCAAGACATCTTTATGCTACTTCTGTAGCTTTAGTATCTTTAGGGTTTGATAAAAAAATTCCTAAACATTTATGGTACTATGTTTATGATGAAGATGTATTTTTTGCAAGATTTTATAGTCCATCAATGAAGAGCGCCTATAATGCTCCGAAAGATTGCTCTAGCATTCAAGTTGAAATTTATTTTTCTGATTTTAAAACTTTGGAAAAAATGAGTAATAATTGCAGTGATTTGGCAGATTTCTTTATAAAACATGTAAAAGAAAAGCTATTTCAAATGAATTTTTGCAAGGAAGCAGATATTGTTTGCGAAGATTTTAGAATTATTCCTTATGCGAATGTTATCTTTAATCATGGTATGGAAAAATATAGAGAAGAACTTCTTGATTATGTAAAAGGGTGTGGCATTTTAACTTGTGGTAGGTTTGGGGAATGGGATTATTTATGGAGTGACCAAAGTTTTTTGAGTGGAATGGAGGCTGCACAACAAATTGAGAATGGCTAG
- a CDS encoding DUF6716 putative glycosyltransferase translates to MANFKRQMKLLVFSDFDSRLKWGLALANYLRSIFESVIVYHRENTLEQVKAYVRQEYTMKRYGSMSEMLEKEDIFLKAEVIILAIGGTKNIYFLNALGRFFRKYQQRPIVIAGMNGLTDCSDLHAVLCRIGADIICINSKRNFRIFKEKLQDLNVKNDNLLMLGYARLYGDNTEKSRNCNNGKQITLLIGQANMPAQKKQQSYLMKKVYEYALKYPDHLVVIKERSITHKEHMNAYFKKKEIFQLWRWRYKIKRKPDNILISNEPIESLLGKADVCLGFYSTALIEAIHLGIPTIVIQDFGIGKNIGNHDFLGSGVLHSLNDWIDNKLPIVNKGWKDENCNFASEVEIDLLKKAVIKKIKEKREEVVQYYSEEKFPYFYDK, encoded by the coding sequence GTGGCAAATTTTAAAAGACAGATGAAGTTGCTTGTATTTTCTGATTTTGATTCGCGTTTAAAATGGGGTTTGGCATTGGCTAATTATCTGCGTAGCATATTTGAGTCGGTTATTGTCTATCATAGAGAAAATACTTTGGAGCAAGTAAAAGCTTATGTTAGGCAAGAATATACAATGAAGCGTTACGGCAGTATGAGTGAGATGCTTGAAAAAGAAGATATTTTTTTAAAAGCAGAAGTGATAATATTAGCTATAGGAGGAACGAAAAATATTTATTTTTTAAATGCACTGGGAAGATTTTTTAGAAAATATCAACAGAGACCAATAGTTATTGCTGGTATGAATGGTCTGACGGATTGTAGTGACTTACATGCTGTGCTTTGTAGGATTGGTGCGGATATTATTTGCATAAACTCAAAGAGGAATTTTCGTATTTTCAAAGAAAAGTTGCAAGACTTAAATGTTAAAAATGATAATTTGTTGATGTTGGGGTATGCAAGATTATATGGGGATAATACCGAAAAAAGTAGGAATTGCAATAATGGCAAACAGATAACTCTTTTGATAGGGCAAGCTAATATGCCAGCGCAGAAGAAACAGCAATCTTATTTAATGAAAAAGGTTTATGAGTATGCTCTTAAATATCCCGATCATTTGGTTGTTATAAAAGAAAGAAGTATTACTCACAAAGAACACATGAATGCTTATTTCAAAAAAAAAGAAATTTTTCAATTGTGGAGATGGAGATATAAAATTAAAAGAAAACCTGATAATATCCTGATAAGTAACGAACCTATTGAGAGCCTTTTGGGTAAAGCAGATGTGTGTTTGGGATTTTATTCGACAGCTTTGATAGAAGCGATACATCTTGGTATTCCGACCATTGTTATTCAAGATTTTGGTATAGGTAAAAATATTGGTAATCACGATTTTTTAGGGAGTGGAGTCTTGCATTCATTGAATGATTGGATAGATAATAAATTACCAATAGTAAATAAAGGGTGGAAAGATGAAAATTGTAATTTTGCTTCTGAAGTGGAGATAGATCTGTTAAAAAAGGCTGTAATAAAAAAAATAAAAGAGAAAAGAGAAGAAGTTGTTCAATATTATTCTGAGGAGAAATTTCCATATTTTTATGATAAATAA
- a CDS encoding MerR family transcriptional regulator, which translates to MAYTIIEVEKKTGVSSHTLRFWAKKGLFPFVEKDDNQVKYFSERDVEWVRWINWFRKAQMDIPTIKYYIELANKGDCTAKERREMIARQKEIVTDAIEELQSVLETLNYKLGVYDEMLHNNIDGFNPQSKQYKGCKKDCKKENA; encoded by the coding sequence GTGGCTTATACAATTATTGAGGTAGAAAAAAAGACAGGAGTGTCTTCTCATACCTTGCGTTTTTGGGCGAAGAAAGGCTTATTCCCTTTTGTAGAAAAAGATGACAATCAAGTTAAATATTTTAGTGAGCGTGATGTGGAATGGGTGCGTTGGATTAATTGGTTTCGTAAAGCCCAAATGGATATTCCGACAATTAAATATTACATAGAGCTTGCAAACAAGGGTGATTGTACAGCAAAAGAGCGACGAGAAATGATTGCTAGGCAAAAAGAGATTGTTACAGATGCTATTGAGGAGCTACAATCTGTGCTTGAAACGCTAAATTATAAGCTTGGTGTTTATGATGAAATGCTGCATAATAATATCGATGGGTTTAATCCACAAAGCAAACAATACAAAGGTTGTAAAAAAGACTGCAAAAAGGAGAATGCATGA
- a CDS encoding NAD(P)H-dependent oxidoreductase produces MKNILLINGSKKFGSSEGRLSATLQEVAKETLQSFGCNIVETHIDKGYEIESEVQKLLDSDVWIYQMPGWWMGEPWIVKEYIDKVFMAGAGKFCASDGRHSNNPSKNYGKGGLLHDKKYMFSLTWNAPIEAFTDKDEFFGGVGVDVVYLHLHKAHEFLGMQALPTFICNDVVKNPQVEQYIQEYKAHLQKVFG; encoded by the coding sequence ATGAAAAATATATTGCTGATTAATGGAAGCAAAAAGTTTGGTAGTAGTGAAGGTAGGCTTTCTGCGACTTTGCAAGAAGTGGCTAAAGAAACATTGCAATCTTTTGGGTGCAATATCGTAGAAACACATATAGATAAGGGCTATGAGATAGAATCTGAAGTGCAAAAGTTATTAGATTCTGATGTATGGATTTATCAAATGCCTGGTTGGTGGATGGGTGAGCCTTGGATAGTAAAAGAATATATAGATAAAGTATTTATGGCAGGAGCTGGAAAATTTTGTGCTAGCGATGGTCGCCATAGCAATAACCCAAGCAAAAATTATGGCAAAGGTGGCTTATTGCACGATAAGAAATATATGTTTAGTCTTACTTGGAATGCACCCATTGAGGCATTTACAGACAAAGATGAGTTTTTTGGTGGTGTGGGTGTAGATGTCGTGTATTTGCATTTGCATAAGGCACACGAGTTTTTGGGTATGCAGGCTTTGCCGACATTTATTTGCAATGATGTGGTCAAAAACCCACAAGTAGAACAATACATACAAGAGTATAAAGCGCATTTGCAAAAAGTGTTTGGTTAA
- a CDS encoding sugar O-acetyltransferase: MNVFEKDLAGVPLDSRDPEVAPIIEVIKHTQKLITKLNNGEKSEEQVREILSQIMGREVDSSLWLLPPFYTDFGRNIYFGKNVFVNTACTFMDRGGIYIDDEVFIGPKVNLITINHDINPYNRTTTICKPIYIQKRVWIGVAATICPGVRIGENSIVGANAVVTKDVPPNSIVGGNPAKLIKKIEIENYK, translated from the coding sequence ATGAATGTTTTTGAGAAAGATTTGGCTGGTGTGCCACTAGATTCTAGAGATCCTGAAGTCGCACCTATCATCGAAGTGATTAAGCACACGCAAAAACTCATCACCAAGCTTAATAATGGAGAAAAAAGCGAGGAGCAAGTGCGTGAGATTTTAAGTCAAATTATGGGAAGAGAGGTGGATTCTAGTTTGTGGCTTTTACCACCTTTTTATACGGATTTTGGGCGTAATATATATTTTGGCAAAAATGTTTTTGTTAATACCGCTTGCACATTTATGGATCGGGGCGGAATCTATATTGATGATGAGGTGTTTATCGGACCAAAAGTTAATCTCATCACCATTAACCACGACATTAATCCCTATAATCGCACTACTACCATTTGCAAGCCTATTTATATCCAAAAGCGCGTGTGGATAGGTGTAGCAGCAACTATTTGTCCGGGTGTTAGGATTGGTGAAAATTCTATCGTGGGTGCTAATGCAGTCGTTACCAAAGATGTCCCGCCAAATTCTATCGTGGGCGGAAATCCTGCAAAACTTATCAAAAAAATAGAGATAGAAAATTATAAATAG
- the metE gene encoding 5-methyltetrahydropteroyltriglutamate--homocysteine S-methyltransferase has product MSSIVGFPRIGQNRELKKALEAFWAGKCSQSDLENVAKDLRKKHWEAQKHLDYVCVNDFSYYDNILDLAYALGAKPQRFKDLSGLEGYFAMARGHAKGVACEMTKWFNTNYHYVVPELSQTDVYQAQIQTLKDQYNEAKALGYTPKISLIGLFTFFGLSKIAQGDPKAIFAKLKSAYLDLIDEIAKLDLEVVIEFSEPIFVRGWHNDTPQAQCVYDKQAIKEVYESIAQKGIKTIVTTFFEHSNELTEVLLQTSIYGIGLDFIAGAKNTQSLGAIAASNKVLFAGLIDGRNIWVADLESKLKTLESITAQIPKERVVITTSCSLLHVPFGKDDESKMDSQILSWISFAKEKLEELRALEDLFKNGVNGESKAFFEANKAINNARKTSEKTNNKAVRDRVSKNTLKSRDVAFKDRIKIQRDELGYPDLATTTIGSFPQTPELRALRLGYKKGEISKDAYEAGIKEYIQDCVKFQEEIDLDVLVHGEPERNDMVEYFGEQLEGFVFSQNGWVQSYGSRCVKPPIIFGDVARPKAMTLDWILYAQSLTKKIMKGMLTGPVTILNWSFVRDDMTRSQVCEQIALAIADEIDDLQKGGVKIIQVDEAAFKEGYPLRAENIKEYERWALECFKVSTAVAKANTQIHTHMCYSEFNDIIKTIEAMDADVISIETARSGNELLKVFKEVGYTHEVGPGVYDIHSPRIPSTQEIIDQIKALLEVLPKEQLWINPDCGLKTRKWEEVKPSLKNMVEAVKAVRGTLK; this is encoded by the coding sequence ATGAGTAGTATCGTTGGATTTCCTCGTATCGGACAAAATAGAGAGCTGAAAAAAGCTTTAGAGGCATTTTGGGCTGGAAAATGTAGCCAAAGTGATTTAGAAAACGTAGCCAAAGATTTGCGCAAAAAGCATTGGGAAGCACAAAAACATCTTGATTATGTATGTGTCAATGACTTTAGCTACTATGATAATATTTTGGATCTTGCCTATGCGCTTGGCGCAAAGCCACAAAGATTCAAAGACTTAAGCGGTTTGGAGGGATATTTTGCTATGGCACGCGGACATGCAAAAGGTGTAGCGTGTGAAATGACAAAATGGTTTAACACAAACTATCACTATGTTGTCCCAGAGCTTAGTCAAACAGATGTATATCAAGCACAGATTCAAACACTAAAGGATCAATACAATGAAGCTAAAGCGCTAGGATATACGCCAAAGATTTCACTTATAGGACTTTTTACATTTTTTGGATTAAGCAAAATTGCACAAGGTGATCCAAAAGCTATTTTTGCAAAGCTTAAGAGCGCGTATTTAGATTTGATTGATGAGATTGCCAAACTAGATTTGGAAGTTGTGATTGAATTTAGTGAGCCTATTTTTGTGCGTGGATGGCACAATGATACGCCACAAGCACAATGTGTCTATGATAAACAAGCTATTAAAGAAGTGTATGAAAGCATTGCACAAAAAGGTATCAAAACTATCGTAACAACTTTTTTTGAGCATAGCAATGAGCTTACAGAAGTTTTATTGCAAACAAGCATTTATGGTATAGGACTTGATTTTATCGCAGGGGCTAAAAATACACAATCTCTTGGCGCTATCGCAGCAAGCAACAAGGTGCTTTTTGCAGGGCTTATTGATGGGCGTAATATTTGGGTAGCAGATTTAGAATCTAAACTCAAAACATTAGAATCTATCACAGCACAAATTCCAAAAGAGCGCGTAGTAATCACTACTTCTTGCTCACTTTTGCATGTGCCTTTTGGAAAAGATGATGAAAGCAAAATGGATTCACAGATTCTAAGTTGGATTAGCTTTGCAAAAGAAAAACTTGAAGAATTAAGAGCGCTTGAAGATCTCTTCAAAAATGGCGTAAATGGAGAAAGTAAAGCATTTTTTGAAGCCAATAAAGCCATTAATAATGCACGTAAAACTTCTGAAAAAACAAACAATAAAGCTGTACGCGATCGCGTGAGCAAAAATACACTAAAAAGCCGCGATGTAGCTTTCAAAGATCGTATTAAGATTCAACGAGATGAGCTAGGTTATCCAGATCTTGCGACAACAACAATTGGTTCATTCCCTCAAACACCAGAACTTCGTGCATTGCGTTTGGGGTATAAAAAAGGTGAGATTAGCAAAGATGCGTATGAAGCAGGAATCAAAGAATACATACAAGATTGTGTGAAGTTTCAAGAAGAAATTGATTTAGATGTTTTGGTGCATGGAGAGCCAGAACGCAATGATATGGTGGAGTATTTTGGGGAGCAGCTTGAAGGTTTTGTGTTTAGTCAAAATGGTTGGGTGCAAAGCTATGGTAGCCGCTGTGTGAAACCACCTATTATTTTTGGTGATGTAGCACGACCTAAGGCAATGACGCTTGATTGGATTTTGTATGCACAAAGTCTTACGAAAAAAATTATGAAAGGTATGCTAACAGGACCTGTAACGATTCTAAATTGGAGCTTTGTGCGCGATGATATGACGCGCTCACAAGTATGCGAACAAATTGCATTAGCCATTGCTGATGAGATTGATGATTTGCAAAAAGGCGGAGTGAAAATCATTCAAGTCGATGAGGCAGCCTTTAAAGAAGGGTATCCTTTGCGCGCAGAAAATATCAAAGAATATGAGCGATGGGCACTAGAGTGCTTTAAGGTTTCTACCGCAGTAGCAAAGGCAAATACACAGATTCACACACATATGTGTTATAGTGAGTTTAATGATATTATTAAAACTATCGAAGCAATGGATGCTGATGTGATTAGTATAGAAACTGCAAGAAGCGGAAATGAGTTGCTAAAAGTCTTTAAGGAAGTTGGCTATACACATGAAGTAGGACCGGGTGTGTATGATATTCATAGCCCTAGAATCCCAAGCACACAAGAAATCATCGATCAAATCAAAGCGCTTTTGGAAGTATTGCCAAAAGAACAATTGTGGATTAATCCAGATTGTGGGCTAAAAACTCGAAAATGGGAAGAAGTCAAACCAAGTCTTAAAAATATGGTTGAGGCAGTTAAGGCTGTGCGAGGCACATTAAAATAA
- the gltX gene encoding glutamate--tRNA ligase — METIVTRFAPSPTGYLHIGGLRTALFNYLYARANKGKFLLRIEDTDLARNSTDAKEAIIQAFEWVGMDYDGEVVYQSQRFPLYQQYIEQLLKEGKAYYCYMSKEELDLLREEQRKRGETPRYDNRYRDFQGTPPSGIQPVVRIKAPLSGEICFKDGVKGEMRINAKELDDFIIARSDGTPTYNFCVAIDDALMGVTDVIRGDDHLSNTPKQIIIYEALGFKVPRFFHVPMILNPQGHKLSKRDGAMSVMEYKEMGYLPEALLNFLVRLGWSHGDQEIFSKKEMLEFFNPNDLNSAPSAYNQEKLLWLNSHYIRELSNDSLNMLLSENFNVETPQEKVQEILYPEIKERSKTLVDFVEILKDCLQEPKRYDEKMQHKVSSEENIRLLGEFCAYIKALKKPIGTAQEAENEMATFADFHGIKAKVLFVPLRYALLGKSGGVGIAPLLACLDKEEIVKRIQAAIQTLKN, encoded by the coding sequence ATGGAAACAATAGTAACGCGTTTTGCCCCATCCCCTACAGGTTACCTACATATCGGCGGTCTTAGAACCGCACTTTTTAATTATCTTTATGCAAGAGCTAATAAAGGCAAATTTCTTTTAAGGATTGAAGACACAGATTTAGCAAGAAATTCTACCGATGCAAAAGAGGCTATTATTCAAGCTTTTGAGTGGGTTGGAATGGATTATGATGGTGAGGTCGTTTATCAAAGCCAGAGATTCCCACTTTATCAGCAATATATTGAGCAACTTTTAAAAGAGGGTAAGGCGTATTATTGCTATATGAGTAAGGAAGAATTGGATTTATTACGCGAGGAGCAACGCAAAAGAGGAGAGACACCGCGTTATGATAATCGTTATCGTGATTTTCAAGGGACACCCCCAAGTGGAATACAGCCAGTAGTGAGAATCAAAGCACCTTTAAGTGGCGAGATTTGCTTTAAGGATGGTGTGAAAGGTGAGATGAGAATTAACGCAAAAGAGCTTGATGATTTTATTATTGCAAGAAGCGATGGGACACCAACTTATAATTTTTGTGTAGCAATCGATGATGCGTTAATGGGGGTTACAGATGTTATTAGGGGTGATGATCATTTGAGTAATACGCCTAAGCAGATTATTATTTATGAGGCTTTAGGATTCAAGGTGCCGCGATTTTTTCATGTGCCAATGATTCTTAATCCACAAGGGCATAAGCTTAGCAAACGCGATGGTGCAATGAGTGTTATGGAATATAAAGAAATGGGTTATTTGCCAGAAGCACTTTTGAATTTCCTTGTGAGACTTGGTTGGAGTCATGGAGATCAAGAGATTTTTAGCAAAAAAGAAATGTTAGAGTTTTTTAACCCCAATGATTTGAATTCAGCCCCTTCGGCTTATAACCAAGAGAAGCTTTTATGGCTTAATAGCCATTATATTAGAGAATTGAGTAATGATTCTTTGAATATGCTTTTGAGTGAGAATTTCAATGTGGAAACTCCACAAGAAAAAGTGCAAGAGATTTTGTATCCAGAAATCAAAGAGCGTTCTAAAACTTTAGTAGATTTTGTGGAGATTTTAAAAGATTGTTTGCAAGAACCAAAAAGATATGATGAAAAGATGCAACATAAGGTTTCTAGTGAAGAAAATATTAGACTTTTAGGAGAGTTTTGTGCCTATATCAAAGCACTTAAAAAACCAATAGGAACTGCACAAGAAGCTGAAAATGAGATGGCAACTTTTGCAGATTTTCACGGAATCAAAGCAAAAGTATTATTTGTGCCTTTGCGTTATGCTTTGCTTGGTAAGAGTGGGGGGGTTGGTATAGCTCCGCTTTTAGCATGTTTAGATAAAGAGGAAATTGTTAAGAGAATCCAAGCAGCTATTCAAACTTTAAAGAATTAA